DNA from Brachyspira aalborgi:
CTAACTATTTGCATATATATATTTTGCGAAGTGGTTATAGGATTAAAATATCTTTCGTTTATTTTTTTATCAAAGTAAATAAATAAAGTTTCAATCCAATATGCAAAATTAATATTTGAGCTAATTTTTCTTGCATATATTTTTAACCTCTTTTTATCGTTAATAAGTATAGGATATAATTCAAAAAATATTTTACCGTATTCTTTAGTCGCTTCAAAAAAATAATTTTTATAGGCTTCTAAAAATTCAAATATAGCTTTTTCAGGATAATCATAATTATTTTTTATAATATCTTTCGGGTTTACCAAAATTTTATTTCTGTTAATCAAAGAAATTATAATATCGTCTATATTAGAATAATATTTATAAACTCCTCCATGACTTAATTTTGATTCTTTTATTATATCTTTCATACTAACCGTATATGACGGTTTTTTGGAAAATACTTTTAAAGCGGCGTCAAGTATTATTTTTCTTTTATTATCAAAATATTCTTTGCTTACTTTTGGCATTTCAAATCTCTTTTATTATATTTAACTATAACCAATATTTTATAAAAAAATAAAATGACATATATGTCGTTTTTATTTAAGAATTGATTTTATATAACATTAAAAATATTGTCAATATGAAAAATAAAAAATATTGTAATTTAAATATAATTTAAATTTTGACAAATAAAATATATTCTGTTATAATATTCTTATGAATAAAAAACCTTTTAATGCGCTTAATGATTGTTTCGTTCGCTATTTTTTCGCGTACAAAGGAGGCGAAAAAGTTTTACTCGATTTTATAAACGCCGTTATGATTAGCGCAGACATGAAAACTTTTAAAGCCGTTGAAATTCTTAATCCGTTTAATCTAAAAAGACATTATAAATATAAAGAGACAATTGTTGATGTAAAATGCATTACTAAAAACGGAACGGTTGTAATTATCGAAGTTCAATTATCGGGCAATTCAAGATTTCCTGAAAGAATACTTTATCATTGGGCGGCGAATTATAGCAAACTTTTAAAGAAAGGCGAAGAGTATGAGGATTTGACGCCCGTAATAAGTATCAATCTTCTTAATTTTAATTTGGATAAAAAGAGTAGTAATGTTCACAGTTGCTATATGATTTACGATACAAAAAATGCAAGGTTGCTAACCGACCATTTACAGATACATATAATAGAATTAAAAAAATTCAAATTCAAAGATAATGATTTAAAAAAGGATTTAAATTATTGGCTTGGATTTTTCACTACAAATAATATGGCACGACTGTGCGCAGTAGCGAGGCTTATATGTCAGAAATAGTAAAAGAAAAACCTATAATGGAAGAAGCTCACAAGAGATATAATAATTTTATCAGAAGTCGATTAATGATGAGCGAGTATGAGAAAAAAGAAATCTATCAATACGATAAACAAATAACGCTTAAAGAAGAAAGACAAGAAGGAATTAAAGAAGGTAGAAGAGAGGGAAAAATTGAAGGAGAAAGAGACAAATCAATTTTGATAGCCAAAAATCTAAAAAAAGCAGGTTTAGATATAAAATTTATTAGCGAAAATACAGGCTTAACCATAAAAGAAATTGAAAAATTATAAATCCCACTTCTTTTTTAATTTTAATATAAATAAAAAACAACGGACGAAGTATTTAACCTCGCCCGTTCAAGTGTATTAGAATTTATATAAAAAAATTTGAAAAAGATTTTGCTTTATGCTTTCGGTCCAAATTTAAAGCCTAACTCTACGCCTATATCGAAGCTATTAAAACCAAGAGGGTCGCCGCCAAAAATTGTAATTTTAGCAATATCTCCGCCCAAATATAAGCCTACATTTAAAGCTAATTTATCCGTAAAGAAAATAGAATAATCAAAAGTGGCTTTAACATAACCTATAACAGCTGGGAAGAAGAATTCGAACACTTCTAATTTTTCACTGAATTTCTCACCGCCATCCTTCACTATCATTTTTCCGCCGAGAGGAACTTTAACGCCTCCGCCAATTCCTATTGAAAACGCGCCAATATTGAATTTAGGAAGTAAACCTAATTGAAAGCTATCTATTTGAAAACTGTAAGAGCC
Protein-coding regions in this window:
- a CDS encoding TetR/AcrR family transcriptional regulator — its product is MPKVSKEYFDNKRKIILDAALKVFSKKPSYTVSMKDIIKESKLSHGGVYKYYSNIDDIIISLINRNKILVNPKDIIKNNYDYPEKAIFEFLEAYKNYFFEATKEYGKIFFELYPILINDKKRLKIYARKISSNINFAYWIETLFIYFDKKINERYFNPITTSQNIYMQIVSMLKGIEMELILTKYYNKNRDYKIDLETKLDDLVETIYKTILFLMGSKIKNKEIKKK
- a CDS encoding PorT family protein; this translates as MKKIKKFLLTIAMTMIFSVSAFAASGFEFLLNVPLGVGIGMPSKDIKDSLALEGGVGFDAGVSAQLGYMAQVVNGFGISALFELGYAHDSYVAKFGKGVDGSYSFQIDSFQLGLLPKFNIGAFSIGIGGGVKVPLGGKMIVKDGGEKFSEKLEVFEFFFPAVIGYVKATFDYSIFFTDKLALNVGLYLGGDIAKITIFGGDPLGFNSFDIGVELGFKFGPKA